Proteins encoded in a region of the Mycobacterium branderi genome:
- a CDS encoding DUF6474 family protein has protein sequence MGLFRKRKSRAVRRAEARAIKARAKLEAKLAAKNEARRFKAEQRAETKALKAQLKAQRDSDRSALKVAEAELKAVREGKLLSPTRIRRVLTVSRLLAPIVVPLVYRAAIAARGLMDQHRADQLGVPLAQIGQFSGHGARLSARIAGAEQSLRAVQEKKPKDAETKQFAAAISDRLVDLSAAITAAENMPASRRRSAHAAIAKQLDEIEADLMARLGLA, from the coding sequence ATGGGCCTGTTCCGCAAGCGAAAAAGCCGCGCAGTGCGTCGTGCCGAGGCTCGTGCGATCAAGGCCCGCGCCAAGCTGGAGGCCAAGCTGGCCGCCAAGAACGAGGCGCGCAGGTTCAAGGCCGAACAGCGAGCCGAGACCAAGGCGCTCAAGGCACAGCTGAAGGCCCAACGCGACAGTGACCGGTCGGCGCTGAAGGTCGCGGAGGCCGAACTCAAGGCGGTGCGAGAGGGCAAACTGTTGTCGCCCACGCGGATTCGTCGAGTGCTGACCGTCTCACGGTTGCTCGCCCCGATCGTGGTGCCGCTGGTGTACCGGGCTGCGATCGCCGCGCGCGGGCTGATGGACCAACACCGCGCGGATCAACTCGGCGTTCCGCTAGCCCAAATCGGACAGTTCTCCGGACACGGCGCACGGTTGTCGGCCCGCATCGCCGGAGCCGAGCAGTCGCTGCGAGCGGTTCAGGAGAAGAAGCCCAAAGACGCCGAAACCAAGCAGTTCGCAGCGGCCATCTCCGATCGGCTCGTTGACCTCTCGGCGGCCATCACGGCCGCCGAGAACATGCCCGCCTCGCGGCGGCGGTCCGCCCACGCCGCAATCGCCAAACAGCTCGACGAAATCGAGGCCGACCTGATGGCGCGGCTCGGGTTGGCCTGA
- a CDS encoding helix-turn-helix domain-containing protein, producing the protein MSTTFAARLNRLFDTVYPPGRGPHTSAEVIAALKAEGITMSAPYLSQLRSGNRTNPSAATMAALANFFRIKPAYFTDDEYYEKLDKELAFLATMRDEGIRRIALRASGLSPEAQQDILQRVDELRRKEHLDA; encoded by the coding sequence ATGAGCACGACGTTCGCTGCGCGCCTGAACCGCCTGTTCGACACGGTTTACCCACCCGGACGAGGACCGCACACGTCCGCTGAGGTGATCGCGGCGCTCAAGGCGGAGGGCATCACGATGTCTGCTCCCTACCTGTCACAACTGCGCTCAGGCAACCGCACCAACCCCTCGGCGGCGACGATGGCGGCCCTGGCGAATTTCTTCCGCATCAAGCCGGCCTACTTCACCGACGACGAGTATTACGAAAAACTCGACAAGGAGCTGGCCTTCCTGGCCACGATGCGCGACGAAGGCATTCGCCGAATTGCGTTGCGCGCCAGTGGATTGTCTCCCGAGGCGCAGCAGGACATCCTGCAGCGGGTTGACGAGCTGCGGCGCAAAGAACACCTCGACGCCTAG